Part of the Subtercola frigoramans genome, CGTCTCGCCGTAGGCGTGTACGCCACCTCGGCTGCAACACCGCTGTACTTCGCCCAGGCCATCGGGCGATTCGTGCGTGCGCGTCGCCGGGGTGAGCTGGCGTCGATCTTCCTGCCGAACGTGCCGTCGCTGATGGCCTTGGCCGGTGCGATGGAGCTGGAGCGCGATCACGCCCTCGACCGGCGAGAGACCGGCGACCCGGCGATCGACCTCTTCCGGGTCGAAGAAGACATGATGGATGCCGCCAACCGGCAGGAGAAGGCGTCTGAAGCTCTCCAGCAGGAGTTCAGCTTCGAGGCGATCTCCTCGCACGCGACGTTTGACCGGGTGATGTACGAGAACACCGAATTCGGCGCAGAGGCGATCGTCGGCAGCGACGAAGAACTCGATTTCATCGGAATCCCGGGGCTTCTGGAGCCCGACCAGGTGCGGGAACTCCTGCAACACCGACAGCACCGGCAGGCTCGGCGAAAGACCGAGCCCGGGTACGTCGCCCCCGTCGTGGAGAATCCTGATGCTGCTCCGGCTGCGCCCCTGTATCGCACGCTGAAGGAACAGCGGTCGCTGCTGAACAGTGTCGTCGGCATCTGGTCGAAGACCTCGGGGGAGCCGCATGGGCTGATTCACGCTGAGCTCCGGAGAGTCTGCGGTGGGCCCGCTGTGGCGCAGGCAAGTGTCACCCAGTTACAGTCCCGAATAGCTCTAGTCAGAAAATGGATGGGGAGCAACCACTGACCCGGAACAGCGCCTGAGGCCTTGCTCTGCTGAACTTTTCATCTTTCTTACGCAACTACTTTCGAAGGGCATCGAGCATGAAATATCTCAGACTGGGTAACAGCGGCGTCGAGGTGTCGGCGATCACGCTCGGCTGCATGAGTTACGGCGAGGCGCAGCGCGGCAACCACGAGTGGACTCTTGACGAAGAGACCAGCCGCCCCTTCATCAAGCAGGCCCTCGAAGCGGGTATCACCACCTTCGACACCGCCAACGTCTACTCCGACGGCACCAGCGAGGAGATCGTCGGCCGGGCGCTCGCCGACTTCGCCACGCGCGAAGACGTCGTCATCGCGACGAAGGTCCACGGCCCGATGCGCCCGGGGCCCAACGGTCGCGGGTTGTCCCGCGTGCACATCATGCACCAGATCGACGCGAGCCTGCGCCGGCTCGGAACGGACTACGTCGACCTCTACCAGATCCACCGCTGGGACCCGTCTGTGCCCATCGAAGAGACGATGGAGGCGCTGCACGACGTGGTGAAGGCCGGTAAGGCGCGCTACATCGGTGCATCATCCATGTTCGCCTGGCAGTTCGCCAAAGCCCAGTACACGGCCGACCTCGGCGGCTGGACGCGCTTCGTCTCGATGCAGGACCACTACAACCTCATCCAGCGCGAGGAAGAGCGCGAGATGCATCCGTTCTGCCTCGACCAGGGTGTCGGCGTGCTGCCGTGGAGCCCCCTGGCGCGCGGCAGGCTGACCCGCCC contains:
- a CDS encoding aldo/keto reductase, which translates into the protein MKYLRLGNSGVEVSAITLGCMSYGEAQRGNHEWTLDEETSRPFIKQALEAGITTFDTANVYSDGTSEEIVGRALADFATREDVVIATKVHGPMRPGPNGRGLSRVHIMHQIDASLRRLGTDYVDLYQIHRWDPSVPIEETMEALHDVVKAGKARYIGASSMFAWQFAKAQYTADLGGWTRFVSMQDHYNLIQREEEREMHPFCLDQGVGVLPWSPLARGRLTRPWGESTFRDDTDNVSARVYEGTEDNDRQISDAVGQVAANRGVSRAQVALAWVRQQPAVTSPIVGATKPHHLADAIASVDLTLTAAELETLAVPYAPHTPTGF